In Runella sp. SP2, the genomic window TTCATTTACAAGGTTAAAAACGGATTTCCTGTGTCTTACGAGACCGAAGCGCCCCAAATCACGTTTCCAACGGATAAGCCTGCCATCCTGCTTTTTTCAAAAACGACAGGATTTCGTCACGGAGCGTCAATTGATGCTTCAAAGCCTGTGATTGCTGACTTGGCCCAGAAAAACAACTGGTATTTGTATGAAACGGAAGAAGGAGGGGTGTTTAACGCTGAACAGCTTGCGAAATTCAGCGTGGTTGTGTTTAACAATTCGACGGGCGAGGTCATTAATGACGAGCAAAAACGAGTGCTGGAACAGTACGTTGAGAACGGTGGCAGCCTGATGGGGATTCACGGTGCTGGTGACGACTCTCACCACTGGGATTGGTACGAAAAGCATTTGTTGGGGGCGAAGTTTTCGCATCACCCTCTCGACCCACAGTTTCAAATGGCCGATATTTTACTTGATACGCCCAAAGACAGCCTCTTCAGTACACTTGTACCCAAATGGTCTAATTCGGACGAGTGGTACGTATTTTTTGAAAATCCCCGCAAAAAGGGCTTCAATATCGTATATACCATCAATGGCGAAAGTATCAATCCGAGCGGAAATATGCTGTTTGTGTCCACCAAAAACTTTGGCATGGGCAAAGACCACCCCGTGGCTTGGTACAAACAAACGGGCAAAGGCAAGACTTTTTACACCTCGATGGGACACAACGAAACCGCTTGGCAGAACACCAATTTTGTAAAGTTGATTGAAACGGCTTTGCAGTGGAGCGCAAAAAAACAACCTCAATAAAAATTTAACCTATCAGTAACGTTTTAATTATTGTACTAATTTATGAAACAAGTAGCTAGTAAGGGTAAGTGGGTGTTTGCAAAAGCGGCGGTGATGTTGCTTAGTGCATCTCACTTGATGGCTCAAGCCCCAAAGGCCAGTGAGGCGAAGGAAAAAGCCGCTAAAGTAACGGACGTGAAAGAGGTGCGCCCCGAAGAAAACCGTTTTACCAAGGTGGTATTGGAAGAAAAATTGGATGAACCAATGGAGTTGACCGTCCTCGATAAAGACAGGGTGTTGTTTATCCAACGTAAAGGGGAAATTCGCCTGTACAACAACAAAACCAAACAGCTGAAGACTATTGCCAAACTTCCTGTTAGTTTAAAATATGTCAATCGAGAAGGGAAAGAATCGGTGGCGGAAGATGGCGTTTTGGGGTTAGGCAAAGACCCTAATTTTGCTCAAAATCAGTGGATTTACTTGTACTACTCGTCAACAAAAGGTTCTTACAATGTGCTTTCTCGCTTTACGATGAAAGGAGACGAGTTGTTGTTGGATTCGGAAAAAGAAATGTTGAAAGTCGAAACTCAGCGCGAAGAATGTTGCCACACGGGTGGTTCTATCGACTGGGACAAGGCTGGTAATATGTACCTTTCGACGGGCGATAATACCAACCCTCACGCTTCAAACGGATACAGTCCAAGCGACGAACGTCCAGGCCGCAGCCCTTGGGATGCCCAAAAGTCAAGTGCCAATACCAACGATTTGCGAGGTAAAATCCTCAGAATTAAACCCCAAGCGGACGGGACTTACACGATTCCAGAAGGGAACCTTTTTAGCCCCCCAGCCCCCAATGGGGGAGCTAAGGGGTGGTCGGCCACAAATGTTCCCCCATCGGGGGATAGGGGGCTAACCCGCCCTGAAATTTATACGATGGGTCACCGTAACCCATTCCGTATTTCGGTTGATCAAAAAACGGGCAAGTTGTATTGGGGAGACGTAGGCCCTGATGCTTCTAAACCAGACCCCAATCGCGGGGCGGCAGGTACGTGCGAGTTTGGACAGGCATCAAGTGCTGGAAACTACGGTTGGCCGCATTTTGTGGGCAACAACCAGCCGTACAACAAATTTAATTTTGACACCAAACAATCGGGTGAAAAGTGGGATGTATTTAAGCCAGTAAACAACTCACCCAACAACACAGGATTAGTACAGCTGCCTCCAGCGCAAGGAGCAATGATTTGGTACAGCTACGCCAAAAGCGAAGAGTTTCCGCTGTTGGGGGCGGGTGGTTGTAATCCCATGGCTGGACCCGTATATAACAAAGACAGATTTGCCAAAGCTGAACGCGCATTTCCGAGCTACTACGATGGTAAGTTTTTTGCCTACGAGTGGATGAGAGGTTGGGTTATGGCGGTAAGTTTTGATAAAGATGGAAACTACGCGTCGATGGAGCCATTTATGCCAAGTTATAAATTTAGTAATCCAATGGACATGGAGTTTGCCGATAATGGTGACTTGTACATGCTTGAATACGGTTCGGGTTGGTTTACGGCCAACGACGACGCGCGCCTGATACGTATAGAGTATAACGGTGGAAATCGGAAGCCAAAAATTGAAATGGCCGCCAACCAAATGGGGGGTGCTGTGCCGTTCAACTTGAAACTTTCTTCAAAAGGAACGTCGGATGCAGACGGTGATGTGTTGAAATACACGTGGAAAATTACCTCAAAGGCTGGGTTTAGTAAAATTGTGACGGCTCAGGATGCCAACGTGACTCTTGCTAAAGCAGGCGTTTACAAAGCCACTTTGACGGTTGATGATGGAAAAGGCGGCGTGAATTCGCAGTCAATGGAAATTACGGCTGGAAACGAGCCTCCAGTGTTGAGCCTCGACATGCCCAAAAGCAACAAGTCGTTTTACGTTTCCAATAAACCGTTTAACTACGACATCAAAGTCAATGACAAAGAAGATGGTTCGTTGGGGAAAGGCATCGAAGCCGAAAATGTGGCAGTGAGTATCGATTATCTTGCCGAAGGCTTCGACAAAAACATGATTGCCATGGGGCACCGTTCGGCGGATGCCAATGCCTTGGTAGCGACGGGTAAAAAACTCATCCAAGCCAGCGATTGTATGGCGTGCCATAGTGTCGATAAAAAATCAATTGGCCCTACTTACCGTGACGTAGCCAAGAAATATAAAGGTGACAACGCGGCATTGGAGCGCTTGACCAAGAAAGTAATCTCAGGAGGAAGTGGTGTGTGGGGAGAAACGGCCATGGCTGGACACCCACAACTTTCTACGGGCGATGCATCAGAAATGGTGAAGTATATTTTGAGTATTTCCGATGAAAAACCAAAGTCATTGCCAGTAAACGGTACTTACCTTGCCAAAGCCCCTGCGTCGGATAAAAGCAAAGGAGTATATATTGTTCGGGCAGCGTACGAAGATCAAGGGGCAAACGGCGTACCTGCGCTACGCTCTGAGCAAACCTTCTACCTTCGTAACTCGAAAGTGGACCCACATACGTTTGACGAATACAACGAGGTAAATAAGATGTCGTTTGGAGGAAATAACCTAGCAATTCCTTCAAAATCAGGGGCTTATTTGGGTATGAAAGAGGTCGATTTAGAAGGGGTGTCTGAAGTAATCATGTTGGCGTCAGCGCCTAAACCTCAGGTAAATGCGGCGGGTGGATTGGTTGAGTTACGCCTTGATTCGCCTACGGGGAAATTGATTGGTAAATCGGAGTTTTTGGAGCCTTCAGACAAAATGGATTTTGCCCCAAAAGTGCTTAAAATTCCAATTGCTGAGCCTGTCAATGACCGTAAATTACATAATGTATATGCCGTATTCCAAAATCCAAAGGCCGATGTCGCCACGCTGATGGTTGTGTCGGGAGCGGAGTTTAAACTACCAAGTATAGAAGCGGTGGAGGTAGAGCAACCTAAAGAAGCAGCGGCACCAGCCGACTTTTATGCGGGTAGCTGGGAGACGACCGTGATTGGTACGCCGCAGGGTGACGCCGTTATGTTGTTGAACCTTGAACGAAAAGATGGCAAACTGACGGGGACGATTAAGCCAAAAACGGGCGATATTCCCGCCGAAACGCTTGAAAAAGTAGAAGAAGTTGACGGTAAAATCATGATTTACTTCAAAATGTCTGGTTTTAATATCAACGTAAACCTTGAAAAAGTGGACGCTGACAATTTGAAGGGGTCAATGATGGGTATGTTTACCACCAAAGCAACACGTAGAAAGTAACATCAATTTAAACTCAAACTCAAATACAATGAAAAAAGCAATCGTATTGATTCTCGCACTCGTGGGTGGTATCGTATCAGAAAGTGCTGCACAGGCCGATTATTGGGTGGGCAAATGGGAGTTTTTTGTCAAAGAGACTCCTCAAGGCGACGTGAAAATGACGGGAAATTTGGTGCGAAAAGACGGGAAGTTGACGGGCGACTTGACGCCAATTACTAGCCAAGCGACCGAAAAAATTGCCATTAGCTCGATTGAAGAAAGTGCGGATAAAATCGTATTATTTTTCTCGGCGGCTGGGTACGATTTGAATTTAGCCCTCAATAAAGTTGACGGAGATAACCTCAAAGGATTGTTGGCTGATTCGTTTGAAGCATCGGGAAAACGACTAAAAAGCAATGATTTCTTCGCAGGAAAGTGGGAAATTGTCGTTGTAGGTACTCCAAATGGTGACGCTAAGTTTACTACTGAGCTTGTTCGTAAAGAAGGTAAATTGGCAGGCGATTTGAAAATGACGGCGGGAGATGCCAAAGAAACAATACCTGCGAAAGTGGAAGAAGCTGATGGCAAAATTACCCTTTACTTCTCTGCTCAGGGGTACGACGTCAACGTTGAATTAAACAAAGTGGACGACGATAACCTCAAAGGCACGCTGATGAATATGTTTGAAGCGAAGGCAAAACGGGTGAAGTAACTAGCGTAAATAATTTTTAAAAAGCTGTCGCCGAAACTTTTCTCTCGGTGACAGCTTTTTATGTTTAAATAGGCTAAGAAAGTACAGAATTTCCGATGGAGTCTTTAAAAATACAATACTGTAAATAATTGTTTGCTTGAAGGTCTTGGTAGGTCATTTTAAACTCCAATTGATTGAGTACAAATTGAGTAATTGAAATCGTTTTTAAGGTATTATTTCTATTCATTTTTAAGTCGTTTTTGGGGTCACCACTTCCGCCGTGATGATGAAAATCTATTACTTTTTGGGGAACAATGGCTTGTTGCTTAAATTCATCAAACCATTGTTCGCGGGCGTTGATAATGTCAGGAGAATAAAGTGTAACGGAAGACCAAATACGCGGCAAAGTGGCATCGAGTAAAGTAGAAAAAAGATGGGTGCCGTTCCAGCGTAGTTCGGTGAGGGTGAGGTCTGTTGTACTTTCAATGATAACCAACGTAAACGGTTCAATTCCTTCAAAATCATACTGTTGGGTAAAATTATTGACATCCAGAAAGGTAAAAAAATCCAGTACTACCTTTCCCCGACTTTGTTTGTAAGGAGGCTGCGGAACGTGTTTTTCAAAGCCGCCATTGAGTAAGCACAAGGTAAAATCGCCGCTGCTGGCAATCCACGTGCCACCACCTTTGGGGTCTTTTGGAAAAAAAACTTGCTGCCCTCCGATGTGGTATTTTTTGGGAGGAATGGCGGGTTTGCGCGACACGGCTTCGTCACGATTGGAGGTGAGAATAAAGCCGTTTTCTTGGTATGGAAAGTAAGTTAAAACGCACATTTGTAATTCAAAAAAAGGGTTAATGACTAACTGACAATTCTTGCTGGTGACGAATGGTAGAATAAGCTACTCCAAAATCAGAATCAATTTGTATATGTTTGAAATTCACTTGAATACCTACTCGAATTAAGGCAAAATGATGAATAGAATGTTCGACCATATACACCAATTCACGCATAAAATTAGTCTCAATGATTTCAAAGTTTTCATCGTCAAAATTTACTTTTAACTGGATAGGAAGATGCCCTTCTGAAGTATTATTAATAAGGTGAGAAATCTCCCCAATAAGTTGCAAAGTATAACCTAAATTGGTTTCAATGAGCAGGTTTCTTTTTCGGGCATCGTAGTTGATAATTCCCGTTGAAAATCCTTCAAACAAACACTGAAAAAATTCGACGGTATGCCTTACGTGTTGCCCAATACTGCTTCCGTTCAAAACGGGTAGTTTTTGGGTATATTCGTCGGTGGTTAACTGCGAAAGCAGACCGTGTAGTTGCTTTAGAACGGCAAAAGAGGCGTTGATTGTCATCTTATTGTTGCACATTTAATGTAATAGAAATGGTAGCTACATCGCCCAAAAGCGAACTTTTTTCCCCGATTTCGTACTCCACTCGGTTGAGTTGAAACGTACTTTTCATTTGGGCAGTGGTGCCGTTTTGAACGAATGAAAAGGGAATTTTTATGACTTTGGTCGTTTTCTTTAGCGTGAGGCTAAACGTACCTACGTAATCATTTTCTTTTAACCCTTTCTCAAACTTCTGCGAAACCATCGTTATTTTTGGGTACTTTTCTACGTCAAAATACTCGTCACTTCTCAAGGTTTTGTCTCTTATTTTGAGGTCAGTGTCAATTGTTTTTGCGTCAATGCTCGCTTTGATGGTGGCGCTGGAGAGTTCTTTTGGGTCAAAAACGACCGCTCCCACAAATCCTTTAAAAGAGCCATCGGCAGTAGCACCCAATGCGTGTTTTATTTTGAAAGTGATTGAGGCAGAGGTCGGTTTCCAAACCTGTGCTTGAGAAGTCAAGGCCAGTAAAAGCATTGCCCCAAAAAATAGTTTTTTTACTGAGGTTAAAAGCATACAAGAAAAATTTTAGAAAAGTGAATAGGAAACGGCCAAAAACGGTAGAAGTGTTTTGTGCCTAAATCGGTCGTTTTCAAAAGTTAAAAGACGTTCGGCTTTGTATTCTAAAAATTGAAAACTTGCCCCACCCCGAATCGCAAAACGTTTGTTGACCCAATAACGGGCATACAGTTCTGAATTTAAGCTGCCAATGTCGCTATCGCTTATCAACAATAAATTAAAAGAAGTAGGTTTGGCACTTTGGAGGCTACCGTTGAGCGATTTTGACTCGCTGGCAACGAACTTTCCTGATTGTTTACCACCAAATGAAATTCCAAAGGCATCAATGTTAAAACCTACGTCTAATTTTGGGAAACTGTATTGGAGCGTAATCGTACTATTTAAACTTCCAACCGCCGTTTTTGTTAGCTGTAAAGTGTCAATGTTACTTAAAATGTTTTCTGTAAATAAAGCCACAATACTTTGTGAGCCAGACGTCAGATTAGCAGGAGCAGTAAGGTAGTTTTGTTGCCCGCTAAAAAAAGCATTGAACCGAACGCCCCAACCTATTTTAAAACGCTTAGATTTTCCAATACCGTAGAGCTGTTGGAACGACGCCGAAGGTGATACGCCCGACCCAAACGCCGTAGCAAAATCGACGTTGGTTTGTTTTTTGGGAAAGTTGTATTGCGCCGATAACGACGTACTTATGAGAAGAAATGCTAGTATTTTTTTCATGTTTTGATATTTTTTTGAGCAGGTTGTGAGAGGTCTGAAATGCACTTTACTTTAATTTGGCAGCGCCAAACAAAACTGAAAATTGTTTGCACCAAATCAGTACATAATTTTGTTTTTGAAGGTTGGCATTCACAGGAATGGCAACCGAACTATTACCGTTTTTAACCTCGTTTGTTACTTGGATAAAGTTGCTAACTGATTTGTCTTCAGCGAGATAAATTCGTAGGTCAGGGCCAGCGTCGGTTTTGAAATTTTCAAAAACCAACGTACGTTTTTTGTCTTTGTCTTCGTAAACTCGCACTGTGCCCGATGTAGTATGAACTGCGCTTTCAAACATACCTTGGTAAAGGAGCGATTGGCCCGTGGCATCGAACGTGCTGGGATTCATCATCATTACCGTTCCGACGGGTGTCGTTGGGGTATTAGTTTGAACAGAAACGGTTTCTTGTTGACACGAAACCAAAGCGAGAGCAAGTGAGATAATTGTCAGTGTAGTTTTCATGATTATTTGTTTTTATGTTACAAATATCACCGTTACCACTGACGTGAATTGTCGGCTAGACGACCTATTGAACGTTTTTTAGGCTACTTTTTTTAGAATTATTTCCGTACGAGAATAATCCAAAATTCCTTGTTCTTTCAATTCATTAAAAAGCTGAGTGACCGTCTGGCGAGTGCTACAAATCAAACTCGCGATGTCTTGATGCGTAAGGTAATTTTTTAGGATAATTTCGTCAGAATTGTCCATTCCTTCTTTGGAAGCCCACTCCTCCAAAAAGCTTTTGAAACGTGTCCGAACGTCCTTAAACATTAGATTGGCGTACCTATTTTGAAGGCGTTTAAAACGAAAACCCATCCACTTGGTATAAGAGAGGCTTAGCTGAGGATTTTTCTCCAACATTTTTTCAAAATCATCCATTTTAAAACTGCAACAAATCACGCTTTCAGAAACAGCAATGGCGTACTCATCAGATTGAGATTCGGTCAGGGTAAATTCCCCAAAAATATCTCCTTTTTGAAGCACATCTTTGACAACCTCATTGCCTTTATCGTCGATTTCAACAATTTTCAACGTCCCTTTTTTTAGAAAATACACGCGGGTATTTTCGTCGTGTGAAAACAAAATGATTTCTCCTTTCTTGGCCGATTTGAAATTGGAAATCATACAAATGGATTTTAATTCGGAAGAAGAAAGGACGCTGAAAAGCTTATGGTCGCGCAAATACCAGTATTTCGTATCGAGGTTCATGGGAAGGTCAAGAATAGTCTAAGCCAATATACAAACTCTAATTAGTATCAACAACATTTAGATTAAATGCGTTTTTACAATTCCCCAAACTTCGCCCAAGGGCAGGGGTGCAACTCCGCTTTTTTGGTTGATGATACTAATGACCGCGCTTCGTTTCCAGTGCCAGCACAAATCACGGTAGGCTTTCCAAAGCCGATAGCTTGGGTCATAAATGTGCCCAGGGTCGGAACTGACGCCGTTTAATTCCATGATTTTTATGTTTTTTCCACGGTACAAATCGTCCAAACTGGCAACTTTCAAATCGAACCTTCCGTAATAAAATCCCGAAAAGTCTTTGCTAACATCGTTAAAAACAGCATTCAATCGGCTGTTAATTAGGTGATTAACATTGACGAATTTGGTGCCTCGACAGTGGTTTCCAATGGGTTCCAACAAACGAATTTCATCTTTGGCGGGGGTTGTGTCCAGTTGATTTCCCAATTTGGCAGAAAGCGCCTCTAGCTGAAATCGGGCACGGTTTGATTTATCGATTAATTCCCGAACCGTTGAACTCCCATCGCCTACCACCTTCAAAAACTCCTTCATGGTTAGGGAGGATACGCTTCCCGTTTCTTCATTGGGCAACCGACTGAAAAGCACCCCCAACTCAATGGGATAGTCAATAAATTCCTGAAGAATGTACGCATCATTGGCTTGGATATGATAGACTTCCAATTGACCGATGTTCTCAATCTTCGCCACATTTGTCC contains:
- a CDS encoding YceI family protein, which encodes MLLTSVKKLFFGAMLLLALTSQAQVWKPTSASITFKIKHALGATADGSFKGFVGAVVFDPKELSSATIKASIDAKTIDTDLKIRDKTLRSDEYFDVEKYPKITMVSQKFEKGLKENDYVGTFSLTLKKTTKVIKIPFSFVQNGTTAQMKSTFQLNRVEYEIGEKSSLLGDVATISITLNVQQ
- a CDS encoding DM13 domain-containing protein — protein: MKTTLTIISLALALVSCQQETVSVQTNTPTTPVGTVMMMNPSTFDATGQSLLYQGMFESAVHTTSGTVRVYEDKDKKRTLVFENFKTDAGPDLRIYLAEDKSVSNFIQVTNEVKNGNSSVAIPVNANLQKQNYVLIWCKQFSVLFGAAKLK
- a CDS encoding NRDE family protein; the protein is MCVLTYFPYQENGFILTSNRDEAVSRKPAIPPKKYHIGGQQVFFPKDPKGGGTWIASSGDFTLCLLNGGFEKHVPQPPYKQSRGKVVLDFFTFLDVNNFTQQYDFEGIEPFTLVIIESTTDLTLTELRWNGTHLFSTLLDATLPRIWSSVTLYSPDIINAREQWFDEFKQQAIVPQKVIDFHHHGGSGDPKNDLKMNRNNTLKTISITQFVLNQLEFKMTYQDLQANNYLQYCIFKDSIGNSVLS
- a CDS encoding PQQ-dependent sugar dehydrogenase, which encodes MKQVASKGKWVFAKAAVMLLSASHLMAQAPKASEAKEKAAKVTDVKEVRPEENRFTKVVLEEKLDEPMELTVLDKDRVLFIQRKGEIRLYNNKTKQLKTIAKLPVSLKYVNREGKESVAEDGVLGLGKDPNFAQNQWIYLYYSSTKGSYNVLSRFTMKGDELLLDSEKEMLKVETQREECCHTGGSIDWDKAGNMYLSTGDNTNPHASNGYSPSDERPGRSPWDAQKSSANTNDLRGKILRIKPQADGTYTIPEGNLFSPPAPNGGAKGWSATNVPPSGDRGLTRPEIYTMGHRNPFRISVDQKTGKLYWGDVGPDASKPDPNRGAAGTCEFGQASSAGNYGWPHFVGNNQPYNKFNFDTKQSGEKWDVFKPVNNSPNNTGLVQLPPAQGAMIWYSYAKSEEFPLLGAGGCNPMAGPVYNKDRFAKAERAFPSYYDGKFFAYEWMRGWVMAVSFDKDGNYASMEPFMPSYKFSNPMDMEFADNGDLYMLEYGSGWFTANDDARLIRIEYNGGNRKPKIEMAANQMGGAVPFNLKLSSKGTSDADGDVLKYTWKITSKAGFSKIVTAQDANVTLAKAGVYKATLTVDDGKGGVNSQSMEITAGNEPPVLSLDMPKSNKSFYVSNKPFNYDIKVNDKEDGSLGKGIEAENVAVSIDYLAEGFDKNMIAMGHRSADANALVATGKKLIQASDCMACHSVDKKSIGPTYRDVAKKYKGDNAALERLTKKVISGGSGVWGETAMAGHPQLSTGDASEMVKYILSISDEKPKSLPVNGTYLAKAPASDKSKGVYIVRAAYEDQGANGVPALRSEQTFYLRNSKVDPHTFDEYNEVNKMSFGGNNLAIPSKSGAYLGMKEVDLEGVSEVIMLASAPKPQVNAAGGLVELRLDSPTGKLIGKSEFLEPSDKMDFAPKVLKIPIAEPVNDRKLHNVYAVFQNPKADVATLMVVSGAEFKLPSIEAVEVEQPKEAAAPADFYAGSWETTVIGTPQGDAVMLLNLERKDGKLTGTIKPKTGDIPAETLEKVEEVDGKIMIYFKMSGFNINVNLEKVDADNLKGSMMGMFTTKATRRK
- a CDS encoding Crp/Fnr family transcriptional regulator, with the translated sequence MNLDTKYWYLRDHKLFSVLSSSELKSICMISNFKSAKKGEIILFSHDENTRVYFLKKGTLKIVEIDDKGNEVVKDVLQKGDIFGEFTLTESQSDEYAIAVSESVICCSFKMDDFEKMLEKNPQLSLSYTKWMGFRFKRLQNRYANLMFKDVRTRFKSFLEEWASKEGMDNSDEIILKNYLTHQDIASLICSTRQTVTQLFNELKEQGILDYSRTEIILKKVA
- a CDS encoding DinB family protein, coding for MTINASFAVLKQLHGLLSQLTTDEYTQKLPVLNGSSIGQHVRHTVEFFQCLFEGFSTGIINYDARKRNLLIETNLGYTLQLIGEISHLINNTSEGHLPIQLKVNFDDENFEIIETNFMRELVYMVEHSIHHFALIRVGIQVNFKHIQIDSDFGVAYSTIRHQQELSVSH
- a CDS encoding ThuA domain-containing protein, with product MKKIIKIVLGVIVGLVVLLSAVAGIFIYKVKNGFPVSYETEAPQITFPTDKPAILLFSKTTGFRHGASIDASKPVIADLAQKNNWYLYETEEGGVFNAEQLAKFSVVVFNNSTGEVINDEQKRVLEQYVENGGSLMGIHGAGDDSHHWDWYEKHLLGAKFSHHPLDPQFQMADILLDTPKDSLFSTLVPKWSNSDEWYVFFENPRKKGFNIVYTINGESINPSGNMLFVSTKNFGMGKDHPVAWYKQTGKGKTFYTSMGHNETAWQNTNFVKLIETALQWSAKKQPQ